In one Shinella sp. PSBB067 genomic region, the following are encoded:
- a CDS encoding DegQ family serine endoprotease, translating to MTRILEKHRVAALLGVALLVVPVAASSLLGTPAAQAAAAAPDTLNSTLAQGSFAPIVAVDKPAVVTITTTLKAENASADGVSPFGDDTPFDQQFRDFFGERKAPMPQQRPQEKAEALGSGFVLTSDGYIVTNNHVIDKASTIKVTLDDGTELPAKLVGTDPKSDLAVVKIDSGKPLATIGWGDSDRLRAGDPILAIGNPFGIGTTVTAGIVSARGRDLHSGPYDDFIQIDAPINRGNSGGPLVGLDGKVVGINTAIYSPNGGSVGVGFAIPSDQAEGIVAKLMKNGSIEHGFIGVQIQPVTSDVADAIGLAKPAGALVARVDDGTPAALAGVRPGDVITALGGKAVTSPRDLSRMVADLAPGAREGLTVWRGGADKDLSIVVGTNDAGDNPVVADAGGAPGGDAAQRVPTIGVQLGDLTADLRDSLGLPGGERGAVVEGVNPDKPAADAGLQPGDVILSVNQKPVTSAREAKTAVAEAGKAGRKAVLLLVQRQDEQTFVTVPFAAG from the coding sequence GCCCTGCTGGTGGTGCCGGTGGCAGCCTCCAGTCTTCTCGGCACACCGGCCGCCCAAGCCGCCGCGGCGGCGCCGGACACTCTTAATTCCACGCTCGCCCAGGGCTCCTTCGCGCCGATCGTCGCGGTCGACAAGCCCGCCGTCGTCACCATCACGACGACGTTGAAGGCTGAGAACGCATCTGCGGACGGCGTCTCCCCGTTCGGAGACGACACGCCCTTCGACCAGCAGTTCCGCGATTTCTTCGGCGAGCGCAAGGCGCCGATGCCGCAGCAGCGGCCCCAGGAGAAGGCCGAGGCGCTCGGCTCCGGTTTCGTTCTGACAAGCGACGGCTATATCGTCACGAACAACCACGTCATCGACAAGGCCAGCACGATCAAGGTGACGCTGGACGACGGCACGGAGCTGCCGGCCAAGCTCGTCGGCACGGATCCGAAGTCGGACCTTGCCGTCGTGAAGATCGACAGCGGCAAGCCGCTCGCCACGATCGGCTGGGGCGATTCGGACAGGCTGCGCGCCGGCGATCCGATCCTTGCCATCGGCAATCCCTTCGGCATCGGCACGACGGTGACGGCCGGCATCGTCTCGGCGCGCGGCCGCGACCTGCACAGCGGTCCCTATGACGATTTCATCCAGATCGACGCGCCGATCAACCGGGGCAATTCCGGTGGCCCGCTCGTCGGCCTCGACGGAAAGGTCGTCGGCATCAACACCGCGATCTATTCGCCGAACGGCGGCAGCGTGGGCGTCGGCTTCGCCATCCCGTCCGATCAGGCCGAGGGCATCGTCGCCAAGCTGATGAAGAACGGCTCGATCGAGCACGGCTTCATCGGCGTGCAGATCCAGCCGGTGACATCCGATGTCGCCGACGCCATCGGGCTGGCCAAGCCGGCCGGCGCGCTGGTGGCCAGGGTCGATGACGGCACCCCCGCCGCCCTCGCCGGCGTCAGGCCCGGCGACGTCATCACGGCGCTCGGCGGCAAGGCGGTGACCTCGCCGCGGGACCTCTCGCGCATGGTCGCCGACCTCGCGCCCGGCGCCCGGGAAGGCCTTACAGTCTGGCGCGGGGGCGCTGACAAGGACCTTTCGATCGTCGTCGGCACCAATGACGCGGGCGACAACCCGGTGGTCGCCGATGCGGGCGGCGCACCCGGCGGAGACGCGGCCCAGCGCGTGCCGACAATCGGCGTGCAACTCGGCGACCTCACGGCGGACCTGCGGGACTCGCTCGGCCTGCCGGGCGGGGAGCGCGGCGCCGTCGTCGAAGGCGTCAATCCGGACAAGCCCGCGGCCGATGCCGGCCTCCAGCCGGGCGACGTCATCCTCTCGGTGAACCAGAAGCCGGTCACCTCGGCCAGGGAGGCGAAAACGGCCGTTGCGGAAGCCGGCAAGGCGGGCCGCAAGGCCGTGCTGCTTCTGGTACAGCGCCAGGACGAGCAGACCTTCGTGACCGTGCCCTTCGCGGCCGGCTGA
- a CDS encoding VOC family protein, whose amino-acid sequence MKIVTSLSFQGQCREAFEFYAQVLGGKITAAFPYGEGPPDMPLSDPKYRDWLMHCWLEVGDQALMGADMDSAWAPNVGKPKNGFDVTLHTTDKAEAKRWFDALSEGGKAVMPFGETFWSPGFGSLVDRFGVPWLINSIPPADWRPQG is encoded by the coding sequence ATGAAGATCGTGACCAGCCTGAGCTTCCAGGGGCAATGCCGGGAGGCGTTCGAATTCTATGCGCAGGTGCTCGGCGGCAAGATCACCGCGGCATTCCCCTATGGCGAGGGGCCGCCGGACATGCCGCTCAGCGACCCGAAATACAGGGACTGGCTGATGCATTGCTGGCTGGAGGTCGGCGACCAGGCGCTGATGGGCGCAGACATGGATTCGGCCTGGGCGCCCAACGTCGGAAAACCGAAAAACGGTTTCGACGTGACGCTGCACACGACGGACAAGGCCGAGGCGAAGCGCTGGTTCGATGCGCTGTCCGAAGGCGGCAAGGCCGTCATGCCGTTCGGCGAGACCTTCTGGTCGCCCGGTTTCGGATCGCTGGTCGACAGGTTCGGCGTGCCGTGGTTGATCAACAGCATCCCGCCGGCCGACTGGCGCCCGCAGGGCTGA
- a CDS encoding VanZ family protein: MTIRLFRIGAWLALAAIVFVTVSPIGYRPRDLVSTNFDRAAAYAVLSALFVFAYPRHRWAVAALVVLVAGGAEFFQYLSPTRHPQLMDAAVKAAGGLAGLIAGTLLHMGMSQHGSGDRS, translated from the coding sequence ATGACAATCCGCCTTTTCCGTATCGGCGCATGGCTGGCGCTGGCCGCCATCGTCTTCGTCACGGTCTCGCCGATCGGCTACAGGCCGCGCGACCTCGTATCGACCAATTTCGACCGGGCCGCCGCCTATGCCGTTCTGTCAGCCCTGTTCGTCTTCGCCTATCCGCGCCACCGCTGGGCGGTCGCTGCCCTGGTGGTTCTGGTGGCCGGCGGGGCGGAATTCTTCCAGTACCTCTCCCCCACGCGGCACCCGCAATTGATGGACGCCGCGGTGAAGGCGGCGGGCGGCCTTGCCGGGTTGATCGCCGGAACCCTGCTGCATATGGGCATGTCGCAACACGGCTCGGGAGACCGGAGCTGA
- a CDS encoding mannose-1-phosphate guanylyltransferase/mannose-6-phosphate isomerase: MSMKIVPVIMAGGKGTRLWPLSRASAPKQFLEFLGETTLFQKSLARVADKALYAPPVVVTNNDFRFLVAEQARAAGVDLTAILLEPVARNTAPALAAAAALVARLHGNEAIMQVLASDHEIDADDTYLDCIAKAASAARAGRLVTFGITPTEPATGYGYIETGEDLGNGAHAVRRFVEKPDRETAAAMLETGGYLWNSGMFMLPVGLFLRELQQYAPDVLNAAGEAVAKAQHDLDFERLDEAAFARAPDISVDYAIFEKTPIAAVVPSPIGWSDLGSWDSVWKTGRQDADGNVADGSTTVLDTRNSLVISRDIHVAVQGLDNIAVVASEDAVYVGRLEDSQNVGSLVRHLAALPKTAKLTQAHPTAYRPWGGYTSVLNGERFQVKRLFVTPGKRLSLQKHHHRSEHWIVVRGTAEVTIGDRTIPLRENESVYIPQGELHRLANPGKILLELIEVQTGSYLGEDDIIRIEDEFGRG, encoded by the coding sequence ATGAGCATGAAGATCGTACCCGTGATCATGGCCGGCGGCAAAGGGACGCGGCTTTGGCCGCTGTCTCGCGCCTCGGCGCCCAAGCAGTTCCTGGAGTTCCTCGGCGAGACGACGCTCTTCCAGAAGTCGCTGGCGCGCGTTGCCGACAAGGCGCTCTACGCCCCGCCCGTCGTCGTCACCAACAACGACTTCCGCTTCCTCGTCGCCGAGCAGGCCCGCGCCGCCGGCGTCGACCTCACCGCCATCCTGCTCGAGCCCGTCGCGCGCAACACCGCCCCGGCCCTTGCCGCCGCCGCGGCCCTCGTCGCCCGCCTCCACGGCAACGAGGCGATCATGCAGGTGCTCGCCTCCGACCACGAGATCGACGCCGACGACACCTATCTCGACTGCATCGCCAAAGCCGCGAGCGCCGCCCGCGCCGGCCGCCTCGTCACCTTCGGCATCACCCCGACGGAGCCGGCCACCGGCTACGGCTATATCGAGACCGGCGAGGACCTCGGCAACGGCGCCCATGCGGTGCGCCGCTTCGTCGAGAAGCCCGACCGCGAGACCGCCGCCGCCATGCTGGAGACCGGCGGCTATCTCTGGAACTCCGGCATGTTCATGCTGCCGGTCGGCCTCTTCCTGCGCGAGTTGCAGCAATATGCGCCCGACGTGCTGAATGCTGCTGGTGAGGCGGTCGCCAAGGCGCAGCACGACCTCGACTTCGAGCGGCTCGACGAGGCCGCCTTCGCCCGCGCGCCCGACATCTCCGTCGACTATGCGATCTTCGAGAAGACGCCGATCGCCGCCGTCGTGCCCTCGCCGATCGGCTGGTCGGACCTTGGAAGCTGGGATTCGGTCTGGAAGACCGGCCGGCAGGACGCGGACGGCAACGTCGCCGACGGCAGCACGACGGTGCTCGACACGCGCAACTCGCTGGTCATCTCGCGCGACATCCATGTCGCCGTGCAGGGCCTCGACAACATTGCGGTCGTCGCCAGCGAGGATGCGGTCTATGTCGGGCGGCTGGAGGACAGCCAGAATGTCGGCAGCCTCGTCAGGCATCTCGCCGCGCTGCCGAAGACGGCGAAGCTGACGCAGGCGCATCCGACGGCCTACCGTCCGTGGGGCGGCTATACGTCGGTGCTGAACGGCGAGCGCTTCCAGGTCAAGCGCCTCTTCGTGACGCCGGGCAAGCGGCTGTCGCTGCAGAAGCACCACCACCGCTCGGAGCACTGGATCGTGGTGCGCGGCACGGCGGAGGTGACGATCGGCGACAGGACGATCCCGCTGCGCGAGAACGAATCCGTCTACATCCCCCAGGGCGAGCTGCACCGCCTTGCCAATCCCGGCAAGATCCTGCTCGAACTCATCGAGGTCCAGACCGGGTCCTATCTCGGCGAGGACGACATCATCCGCATCGAGGACGAGTTCGGACGGGGGTGA
- a CDS encoding cupin domain-containing protein, producing the protein MVLKLLVAGAVALAVRRTSDSPFARQRVRTVCKRAPDLAMRDAPIEPDWILEGAPRARAADHVRSADDSAFSALWDCTAGTFRWYFHWDETVVILEGEVHITDEDGTSYTLRAGDMGYFAARTWATWRIDDYVKKAAFIRRPFPSPVAALYRMRNALRQKQPSF; encoded by the coding sequence TTGGTTTTGAAGCTACTCGTGGCAGGTGCCGTCGCGCTTGCCGTACGCCGCACGTCGGACAGTCCCTTCGCGCGGCAGCGTGTGAGAACGGTGTGCAAGCGTGCGCCGGACCTTGCGATGCGGGATGCCCCGATCGAGCCGGACTGGATTCTCGAAGGCGCGCCGAGGGCGCGCGCGGCCGACCATGTGCGCAGCGCGGACGATTCCGCGTTCTCCGCCCTGTGGGATTGCACCGCCGGCACCTTCCGCTGGTATTTCCATTGGGACGAGACGGTCGTCATCCTCGAAGGCGAGGTTCATATCACCGACGAGGACGGGACGTCCTATACGTTGCGGGCCGGGGACATGGGCTATTTCGCCGCCCGCACCTGGGCGACCTGGCGCATCGACGACTATGTGAAGAAGGCCGCCTTCATCCGCCGCCCGTTCCCTTCACCCGTCGCGGCGCTCTATCGAATGCGCAATGCCTTGCGGCAGAAGCAGCCGAGCTTCTGA
- a CDS encoding oligosaccharide flippase family protein, translating into MTAADGASLSARTIRAGIWTVGARLSSRLIDFAVLLVLARLLGPADFGLVATAMTVIYIVEAILELPLTFVLVRLPQVTDRMYDTAFTLGLIRGLLVAGLMAALSWPLASLYGDPRLMPLICTLALAPAARGLISPRMVIFEKALDFRRKGALELLGKAAAGAIAIFIAVSTGNYWAVAAGTISAPVVMMIVSYVMAPMRPRLSLADWPIFSNMTGWNFLSQIVSALNWQVDRLILPIYIDVTSFGRFTTANDIAGLPFQAIVQPTAVPLFSALVNAREKGSLVGAYLKACSGIVMLMAPVMCFIALMAGPVIHILLGPAWASGAPILAGVALTSLFVLPTVPMSALVLVLDRPRLVAFRSLVELAARVPLTVVGIIFYGISGAIAAKAGAGVALLLMTLYSVRSVAGIPIRDQLRSSLYPMVALVPAVAFLYGVPDLTQSGPYLYPAIAVVGLVYGMLYVAGLYGLWWVTGRPDGLESYLAGKATAYFRR; encoded by the coding sequence ATGACTGCCGCCGATGGCGCTTCCCTCTCCGCGCGGACGATCCGGGCCGGAATCTGGACCGTCGGAGCGCGGCTGTCCTCCCGCCTGATCGATTTCGCGGTCCTGCTCGTCCTCGCCCGCCTGCTGGGGCCGGCCGACTTCGGCCTGGTGGCGACGGCGATGACCGTCATCTACATCGTCGAAGCCATCCTGGAACTGCCGCTGACATTCGTCCTCGTCCGCCTGCCGCAGGTGACGGACCGCATGTATGACACGGCCTTCACGCTGGGCCTGATCCGCGGCCTTCTCGTCGCCGGCCTGATGGCCGCGCTGTCGTGGCCGCTCGCCTCCCTTTACGGCGACCCGCGCCTGATGCCGCTCATCTGCACCCTGGCGCTCGCGCCCGCGGCCCGCGGCCTGATCAGCCCTCGCATGGTGATCTTCGAGAAGGCGCTGGATTTCCGCCGCAAGGGCGCGCTCGAACTTCTCGGCAAGGCCGCCGCGGGCGCCATCGCCATTTTCATCGCCGTGAGCACGGGAAATTATTGGGCCGTGGCGGCCGGCACGATCTCCGCGCCGGTCGTGATGATGATCGTCTCCTACGTGATGGCGCCCATGCGCCCGCGCCTCTCGCTGGCCGATTGGCCGATCTTCTCCAACATGACGGGCTGGAACTTCCTGTCGCAGATCGTCTCGGCGCTCAACTGGCAGGTCGACCGCCTCATCCTGCCCATCTATATCGACGTCACCTCCTTCGGGCGCTTCACGACGGCCAACGACATCGCGGGGCTGCCCTTCCAGGCGATCGTCCAGCCGACGGCGGTCCCGCTGTTTTCGGCGCTGGTCAATGCGCGCGAGAAGGGCAGCCTGGTCGGCGCCTATCTCAAGGCCTGCTCCGGCATCGTCATGCTGATGGCGCCGGTGATGTGCTTCATCGCGCTGATGGCCGGCCCGGTGATCCATATCCTGCTCGGGCCTGCCTGGGCGAGTGGCGCCCCCATCCTCGCGGGTGTCGCCCTGACGAGCCTCTTCGTCCTGCCGACCGTTCCCATGTCCGCGCTGGTGCTGGTGCTGGACCGGCCCCGCCTCGTGGCTTTCCGCTCGCTGGTCGAACTGGCGGCGCGCGTGCCGCTCACCGTGGTCGGCATCATCTTCTACGGGATTTCCGGCGCCATCGCCGCGAAGGCGGGCGCGGGCGTGGCGCTGCTGCTGATGACGCTCTACTCGGTGCGATCCGTCGCCGGCATCCCGATCCGCGACCAGCTCCGCAGCAGCCTTTATCCCATGGTCGCGCTCGTTCCCGCCGTCGCGTTCCTTTATGGCGTGCCCGATCTCACGCAGTCCGGCCCCTACCTCTACCCGGCCATCGCGGTCGTCGGCCTCGTCTACGGCATGCTCTATGTCGCGGGATTGTACGGGCTTTGGTGGGTGACGGGGCGGCCCGACGGGCTCGAATCCTATCTCGCCGGCAAGGCAACGGCCTATTTCCGGCGGTAA
- a CDS encoding glycosyltransferase family 2 protein — translation MNMRKDGLTIAVAIATAGRRDILTQTITFLNNQERKPDEFFVCPSRPDDVDVEALSAYDGSIEILPGPVGLPHQRNVMIAASRADVVVFFDDDFLPAANFLTEVEKLFAGNPDIMVATGYVIADGARGAGLEFDEGRRLLEADVLRRPPAISPTFNGYGCNMAIRLAPVREHAIRFDENLPFYAWLEDLDFSRQLAAYGRIVQADQLRGVHLGTKKAGRSPGKRLGYSQIANRIYIQRKGNMFWYQAWGGSIRNFASNLVRSFNPEPWVDRRGRLHGNVLALRDFFTGRLDPRNILDM, via the coding sequence ATGAACATGCGCAAGGACGGCCTGACCATAGCCGTCGCCATAGCCACGGCGGGACGCCGGGATATTCTGACGCAGACCATCACGTTCCTCAACAACCAGGAGCGCAAGCCCGACGAGTTCTTCGTCTGCCCGTCGCGCCCGGACGACGTGGACGTCGAAGCGCTGTCCGCCTACGACGGGAGCATCGAGATCCTGCCGGGCCCGGTCGGCCTGCCGCATCAACGCAACGTGATGATCGCGGCCTCCAGGGCCGACGTCGTCGTCTTCTTCGACGACGATTTCCTGCCTGCCGCGAATTTCCTTACGGAAGTCGAGAAGCTGTTTGCGGGCAATCCGGACATCATGGTCGCCACCGGATACGTCATCGCGGACGGCGCGCGCGGCGCGGGGCTGGAATTCGACGAAGGCCGCAGGCTGCTGGAGGCGGATGTACTTCGCCGCCCGCCCGCCATCTCGCCGACATTCAACGGCTACGGCTGCAACATGGCCATCCGCCTTGCGCCGGTGCGCGAACATGCCATCCGCTTCGACGAGAACCTGCCGTTCTACGCCTGGCTGGAGGACCTCGACTTCTCCCGGCAGCTTGCCGCCTATGGCAGGATCGTGCAGGCCGACCAGTTGCGCGGCGTGCATCTTGGAACCAAGAAGGCCGGCAGAAGCCCCGGCAAGCGGCTCGGCTATTCGCAGATCGCCAACCGGATCTATATCCAGCGGAAAGGCAACATGTTCTGGTATCAGGCCTGGGGCGGCAGCATCAGGAATTTTGCCTCCAACCTCGTCCGCAGCTTCAACCCGGAACCCTGGGTCGACCGTCGCGGCCGGCTGCACGGCAACGTCCTTGCCCTGCGCGACTTCTTTACCGGCCGGCTCGACCCGCGCAACATCCTCGACATGTAG